The segment TTGAAGCTGCAAAACACCACAAAAGTGGTTATTGCCAACCCGggctcccccagcagcaggacagggagcagctgagagctgcagcagcacaagtcCTTACTTTCTGGATAATCTCAGGAGTCATGCCTGCAAGCTCACCCAGGTCCATGGACTCCCCAGCTCCCTACATGGGGCAGAGAAGGGCTCAGCTAAATGCacataggaaacagaaaagacagcCACAGCAAAGTAGGAGAAACTCACCGCCACGTTGGGCTGTGAGGATGGCACTGCCTGCGGCACGATGAGGCCAGCCTGTGGTTTCAGCGTGgccagagctgcagaagcagagaaacatTATGAGTCCCACCCTGCActtagcagaggggttgaaactggattataattgtggttcttttcaacccaggcccATTCTATGGCTTTATGACTCTTCCTCCCCTGCATCTTGCAGCCCCCTGCATCCCAGCTCACCTTCCCTGGCAGCAGTGACCTCCTTGGTGAGCCGTGCGATGACACGGCAGGCAGCATCATGCTGGTACAGCGCATGGGACAGCTCCTGGCGTGTGGTCTGCAGCTGCTGGCGCAGCGTGAAGCTGTGCAGCATGACGGCATCCTGCAGGGCCACAAGGGGGTCAGTGGGGGGGGGTCAGCAGGAGGGGGTGAGGGGGAGGGGGTCAGCCCCACAACTTACCCACTCATCCTGCAGCGCCTTTAGGATGGCCGGGATGCTGGTGGCTGATGGTGGCTTGGGCCGGATGGGGTGGGCAACTGCCAACATAGATGCACCCTCAGCTCCGTgccctccagcacagcccctcgTACCCCCCACATACACCTcgtacccccccccccagcccctttaTAACCCCCACCCCCTTCAGCCCGCCGGCCCCTCGTATCCCCCCACCCCCGTAATCCCGGTGCCGGCCCCCGGTGTTGCCCCCCCGACCTTTGATGTCAATGAGCTGCTCCTCGGATAACGGCTGGTTGTTGACGGGGTCGGTGCCGTTCTCGGCGATGTACTTCCTCGATCAGCCGCCGCTCGTACACGTGGTTGACACCGGCGACACGCACGGGTGCTCGGGGACCTCGTTGGAGACTGCGGGGATAACGGGGGCACGAGGCCGGTCACGCCGTGCTCCCGACGTCCCGtcccccccgccgcccccccccggTCGGCCCGCGCTCACTGGAGCAGATGAGGGCCATGGCGGGCCCCGCTCGCTCCACTTCCGGCCGCTTCTAGTTCCGCTTCCGCCTCCGCGCGGCCTCGGCTCGGGCGGGCCGCGGAAACGGAAGTGCTtcccgctcccccccccccgcctcaCTCTCCCGACCTCACCCGCGGTGCGGACTACATCTCCCATGATGCCCCGCGGCTATGGGCCTTGTCCGTACGTTGAGGCCTGAGCTGGCCCGCAGCGCCACCGTACGGCAGAGCGCGGCTCTGCACCGTGCGGGGTGCGGGCAGCGCCAGCGGGGGGAGGGAATATAGGGGGGGCAATTGGGGTCTGTATTGAGGGGGTAGAGGGGGAGTCCTATGGGAACGGGGACATTGGGGGGCACGTGGGAGGATATTGGAGATATATGGGGGGGAGGGAACATGGGGGGTACTGGGGGGCTGTGTTAATGGGAGGCGTGAGTGTGGGGGGGCATGTAAGGAGATACTGGGGGGCTATACTGGGTTTACTGGGAGGTGGCATGGGTGGGTGTAATGGGGAGTAATGGGGGTATGTTTTGTAATATTAGTTGGGAAGGTATCGGGGGGGTTGAGAGGGAGCTGTGgggggggcagtggggtggTGGGGGCTCAGCATTGGGGGTATATTGGGGTGGTCCATATGGGAGAGGCAGATGGTGGGATAGCGGGGTATCCTGCAGGGAGCTCTGTGTTGtaggggtgtatgggggggCAGATAGATGGGGTGGCATGGGGGGCACATAGGGGGATACTAGGGGCTCATGTTTGTGGGGCCTTTATTGGGGGACATAGGGGGGTAATAGAGGAGTATGGAGAGCCATGCTGGGTGGGCACATTGAGGGGGCAGCCTGTGGATACGGCTGGGGACTTTGAGAGGGCACTGAGGGGGCAgctcaccccccccccccgctgcccccagaccccattgGCGGTGCGGAGGATGGGGGCTGAGGGCGGTGCCATGGTTGCCCTGGACGAGGCCCTGTGGCGGCTGGGCCGCAGCGCATGGAGCAGCCTGGAGGGCTACGTGGGGGCCGAGCCGCTGCGCCTGCTGGCCGAGGTGAGCGGGGGGGGGATGGATAAGGGGGAGGTGGTATGGAAGCGAGCACGGCGCGGCCCCATGAAGCCCGTTCTGTTTGCAgagcctgctggctgcagcctggctggtCGCCTCGTCCATCTCGTCGGGGCTGGCCGTGCTGAGCAGCGCGGCGGGGGATCTGCTGGAGGCCTGCGGCCTGCACGGTGAGCACGGGGAGCAGCACGTGGGCTCAGAGCGGCGCGGCCCCGGCCCGCTCGGTctcaaacccccccccccccccgttttAAACCGCAGGGTCCTGGCTGGTGAGCAGCGCGGCGCTGAGCCCGAGCGCGGTGCAGCGGGTGCTGCTATGGGGGCTGATAGCGCTGCTGGGGCTCCGCCTCCTGCCCCGGCTGCTGGGCCTGCTGCTGGCCCCGCTGCGGCCCGTGCTGCGCTGCCTGCGGCTCTGCGCCTTCCTGGGAGCCTTCCTGTACGTGGCTGCGGCGGAGGGCAGCGGCCCCACGGCACGGGCGACCacgctgctggggctgtggggcttCTACGTGCTGCTGGGGGGCGGCAGGACCCCCCCGGCCGGCCCCGGGGCGCAGCTGGAGGCTGCGCTGCGCAGCCTGGAGTGGAAGGTGGAGGAGCTGCGGAGGAGGCAGCAGCGCTATGGGGCGGCGCGGGGGCGTGCGGAGGAGTgaggggtgctggggggggcccagcgtgtgtgtgtgtgtgtgtgcatgtgtgtgtgcgCGCCCCCCCCCACATCAGCGCCCCACATCAGCGCCCCACATCAGTGCCTTCACTAACGCCGCACCCAAGCCCTGAACCTGCTGACACCAAAGTGCCTGGGGGGTCCCAGCCTTGGTACCTCCCTCCCCGCCGTGGGATGAGGGCTGTGTGCTTGGTTTGTTCTTGTGGAATGGTTTGGCCACCAAATAAAGCGTTTGATTGCAGCCCACGCTGTGTGGCAGGGAAGGCACCTGGTtctggggggttgggggggcacAGGGGACACTTGGGGGGTGGGAACAGGATGTGTCACTTATTTGCTGAGGGTGAGGTGAACGGTGCCCACGTCTGGTTCTGAAGCACCCCCATCCAGTGTTCCCCCAGTGCCCCTGGCTGCCAcactgtgtccccatcccctccagTCCCTTCCAGAGCCCCCACTGTTCCCATGGCCCCCAGCCCTCCCAGACTCCCCATCCCTTCGATCTCCCCACTTaatcctgctgtgctcagcatccACAGTgtccctctcccttccctgtAGCCTCAGTACTCCCATCCCTTTCAGTTACCCTCCAAGCCCCTCCAGTGATCCCAGTGCCCCAAGTCTGCCCCGGTGCCCCCAGATCCAACCCCCAAATCCCAAATTCAACCCCCCTCAcccctccctgtgcccccatGTCTCCCATCCCTCCCAGTCCCACCAGCAATCCCTGCATCCCCCCATGTTCTCCCCAGCATATCATCCCCCAGTCCTCTCAGCTTTCCCTAGTGTCCCCAGTCCTCCCAGCACCCCAGTCCCTCTGGTGTCCCCATCAGGCCTCCCGAACCCTCCAGCTCTCCCATATACCCCTTGTCTCCCCAGTTCCCCCAGCATCCCTCATCCCTCCCAGCACGCCCCGTTGATCCCCGTCTCCGCATCCCTCCCGGTGCCCGGCTCCGAATGGGACAGGACCGTCGCTCCGTGTCCCTGCCCTCGGGGTCCCGCAGTGCCCGGCGCGGGTTGTTTAGGACCCGGCGGGGTGAggcggtgccggtgccggtCCCGCCCCGGCCCCATTGTCTGCGCGTGGAGGCGGAGGGACGGCAGCGGCGGCTCCGCTCGCACGGTCGCTCTGCGGAGCCCGTACGGCCCCGGCTCCGGAACCGGTCCGGCCATGGACCCGGCCGACGGGCCGTACCTGTTGCTGCTGGCCGCCGCCCTGCTCGGGGCTTCAGGTGAGCACCGCGGGCACCgaaccacccccccccccgccccggtCCGAGCTCCGCA is part of the Coturnix japonica isolate 7356 chromosome 5, Coturnix japonica 2.1, whole genome shotgun sequence genome and harbors:
- the TMEM109 gene encoding transmembrane protein 109 isoform X1; protein product: MGLVRTLRPELARSATTPLAVRRMGAEGGAMVALDEALWRLGRSAWSSLEGYVGAEPLRLLAESLLAAAWLVASSISSGLAVLSSAAGDLLEACGLHGSWLVSSAALSPSAVQRVLLWGLIALLGLRLLPRLLGLLLAPLRPVLRCLRLCAFLGAFLYVAAAEGSGPTARATTLLGLWGFYVLLGGGRTPPAGPGAQLEAALRSLEWKVEELRRRQQRYGAARGRAEE
- the TMEM109 gene encoding transmembrane protein 109 isoform X2, which gives rise to MGAEGGAMVALDEALWRLGRSAWSSLEGYVGAEPLRLLAESLLAAAWLVASSISSGLAVLSSAAGDLLEACGLHGSWLVSSAALSPSAVQRVLLWGLIALLGLRLLPRLLGLLLAPLRPVLRCLRLCAFLGAFLYVAAAEGSGPTARATTLLGLWGFYVLLGGGRTPPAGPGAQLEAALRSLEWKVEELRRRQQRYGAARGRAEE